A single genomic interval of Lynx canadensis isolate LIC74 chromosome A2, mLynCan4.pri.v2, whole genome shotgun sequence harbors:
- the LOC115509183 gene encoding carboxypeptidase A1 isoform X2, with protein sequence MFPAGRSMRGLLIWSVLLGAVLGKEDFVGHQVLRISAADEAQVQKVKELEDLEHLQLDFWRGPGQPGSPIDVRVPFPSIQAVKAFLEAHGLGYTIMIEDVQSLLDEEQEQMFAFQARSRSTDTFNYATYHTLEEIYGFMDMLVAEHPQLVSKLQIGNTYEGRPIYVLKFSTGGNNRPAIWIDTGIHSREWVTQASGVWFAKKITQDYGQDFTLTAILDSMDIFLEIVTNPDGFAFTHSKNRMWRKTRSLTPGSFCVGVDPNRNWDAGFGMAGASSNPCTDTYRGKFASSEAEVKSIVDFVKSHGNIKAFISIHSYSQLLLYPYGYKAEPAPDRDELVWPAEAPLTGPTARASSTPSPSSSGTRGAMASCCRPPRSSPRPRRRGWRFGPSWNTP encoded by the exons ATGTTCCCAGCTGGCCGCAGCATGAGGGGGCTGCTGATTTGGAGTGTGCTGCTAGGGGCTGTCCTCGGCAAAGAGGACTTTGTGGG gcACCAGGTGCTCCGAATCTCTGCTGCCGATGAAGCCCAGGTCCAGAAGGTGAAGGAGCTGGAGGACCTCGAACACCTGCAG CTGGACTTCTGGCGGGGCCCTGGCCAGCCCGGCTCTCCCATCGACGTCCGAGTGCCCTTCCCCAGCATCCAGGCTGTCAAGGCCTTCCTGGAGGCCCACGGCCTCGGGTACACGATCATGATTGAGGACGTGCAGTCGTTGCTGGACGAGGAGCAGGAGCAGATGTTCGCCTTCCAGGCCCGGTCCCGCTCCACGGACACCTTCAACTACGCCACCTACCACaccctggaggag aTCTACGGCTTCATGGATATGCTGGTGGCGGAGCACCCACAGCTTGTGAGCAAGCTCCAGATCGGCAACACCTACGAGGGGCGTCCCATCTATGTGCTGAAG TTCAGCACCGGGGGAAACAACCGTCCCGCCATCTGGATCGACACGGGGATCCATTCCCGGGAGTGGGTTACCCAGGCCAGCGGGGTCTGGTTTGCCAAGAAG ATCACACAAGACTATGGCCAGGACTTCACTCTCACTGCCATTCTTGATTCCATGGACATCTTCCTGGAGATTGTCACTAACCCTGATGGTTTTGCCTTCACCCACAGCAAG AATCGCATGTGGCGCAAGACTCGATCCCTCACACCGGGCTCCTTCTGTGTTGGGGTGGACCCCAACCGGAACTGGGACGCTGGCTTTGGGA tGGCCGGAGCCAGCAGCAACCCCTGCACGGACACTTACCGGGGCAAGTTTGCAAGTTCCGAAGCGGAGGTCAAGTCCATCGTGGACTTTGTGAAGAGCCACGGGAACATCAAGGCCTTCATCTCCATCCACAGCTACTCCCAGCTCCTCCTGTATCCCTACGGCTACAAGGCAGAGCCAGCCCCCGACCGGGACGAGCTGGTAT GG CCAGCGGAAGCACCATTGACTGGACCTACAGCCAGGGCATCAAGTACTCCTTCACCTTCGAGCTCCGGGACACGGGGCGCTATGGCTTCCTGCTGCCGGCCTCCCAGATCGTCCCCACGGCCCAGGAGACGTGGCTGGCGCTTCGGACCATCATGGAATACACCCTGA
- the LOC115509183 gene encoding carboxypeptidase A1 isoform X1, with amino-acid sequence MFPAGRSMRGLLIWSVLLGAVLGKEDFVGHQVLRISAADEAQVQKVKELEDLEHLQLDFWRGPGQPGSPIDVRVPFPSIQAVKAFLEAHGLGYTIMIEDVQSLLDEEQEQMFAFQARSRSTDTFNYATYHTLEEIYGFMDMLVAEHPQLVSKLQIGNTYEGRPIYVLKFSTGGNNRPAIWIDTGIHSREWVTQASGVWFAKKITQDYGQDFTLTAILDSMDIFLEIVTNPDGFAFTHSKNRMWRKTRSLTPGSFCVGVDPNRNWDAGFGMAGASSNPCTDTYRGKFASSEAEVKSIVDFVKSHGNIKAFISIHSYSQLLLYPYGYKAEPAPDRDELDQLAKSAVTALASLYGTKFKYGSIIKTIYQASGSTIDWTYSQGIKYSFTFELRDTGRYGFLLPASQIVPTAQETWLALRTIMEYTLNHPY; translated from the exons ATGTTCCCAGCTGGCCGCAGCATGAGGGGGCTGCTGATTTGGAGTGTGCTGCTAGGGGCTGTCCTCGGCAAAGAGGACTTTGTGGG gcACCAGGTGCTCCGAATCTCTGCTGCCGATGAAGCCCAGGTCCAGAAGGTGAAGGAGCTGGAGGACCTCGAACACCTGCAG CTGGACTTCTGGCGGGGCCCTGGCCAGCCCGGCTCTCCCATCGACGTCCGAGTGCCCTTCCCCAGCATCCAGGCTGTCAAGGCCTTCCTGGAGGCCCACGGCCTCGGGTACACGATCATGATTGAGGACGTGCAGTCGTTGCTGGACGAGGAGCAGGAGCAGATGTTCGCCTTCCAGGCCCGGTCCCGCTCCACGGACACCTTCAACTACGCCACCTACCACaccctggaggag aTCTACGGCTTCATGGATATGCTGGTGGCGGAGCACCCACAGCTTGTGAGCAAGCTCCAGATCGGCAACACCTACGAGGGGCGTCCCATCTATGTGCTGAAG TTCAGCACCGGGGGAAACAACCGTCCCGCCATCTGGATCGACACGGGGATCCATTCCCGGGAGTGGGTTACCCAGGCCAGCGGGGTCTGGTTTGCCAAGAAG ATCACACAAGACTATGGCCAGGACTTCACTCTCACTGCCATTCTTGATTCCATGGACATCTTCCTGGAGATTGTCACTAACCCTGATGGTTTTGCCTTCACCCACAGCAAG AATCGCATGTGGCGCAAGACTCGATCCCTCACACCGGGCTCCTTCTGTGTTGGGGTGGACCCCAACCGGAACTGGGACGCTGGCTTTGGGA tGGCCGGAGCCAGCAGCAACCCCTGCACGGACACTTACCGGGGCAAGTTTGCAAGTTCCGAAGCGGAGGTCAAGTCCATCGTGGACTTTGTGAAGAGCCACGGGAACATCAAGGCCTTCATCTCCATCCACAGCTACTCCCAGCTCCTCCTGTATCCCTACGGCTACAAGGCAGAGCCAGCCCCCGACCGGGACGAGCTG GATCAGCTGGCCAAGTCTGCTGTGACGGCCCTGGCCTCTCTGTATGGGACCAAGTTCAAGTACGGCAGCATCATCAAAACGATTT ACCAAGCCAGCGGAAGCACCATTGACTGGACCTACAGCCAGGGCATCAAGTACTCCTTCACCTTCGAGCTCCGGGACACGGGGCGCTATGGCTTCCTGCTGCCGGCCTCCCAGATCGTCCCCACGGCCCAGGAGACGTGGCTGGCGCTTCGGACCATCATGGAATACACCCTGAATCACCCCTACTGA